The Trichosurus vulpecula isolate mTriVul1 chromosome 4, mTriVul1.pri, whole genome shotgun sequence genome contains a region encoding:
- the CDC7 gene encoding cell division cycle 7-related protein kinase isoform X1, whose translation MEASLGVRPDEQQPPSPPEEQLQTEGSCRKYGQNCRPTGVEKDIEKLYEAVPQLGSVFKIEDKIGEGTFSSVYLATAQLKMGPEEKIALKHLIPTSHPLRIAAELQCLTVAGGQDNVMGVKYCFRKNDHVVIAMPYLEHESFLEILNSLSFQEVREYMFNLFKALRRIHQFGIVHRDVKPSNFLYNRRLKKYALVDFGLAQGTRDTKVDLLKLVQSEAQQESCSQNKAPIVMANKVSVSVPAPKSSTQTAVKRPYSHVQIQTKHGKDGKEGSVGLSVQRSVLGERNFNIQSSISHESPAAKLIKQPKPVDITSRKLATKKKVVSTKTVTSNVTRKTASTCPPNLTCDCYATDQVCSVCLSRRQQVAPRAGTPGFRAPEVLTKCPNQTTAIDMWSAGVIFLSLLSGRYPFYKASDDLTALAQIMTIRGSRETIQAAKTFGKSVLCSKEVPAQNLRTLCERLRGSPSLAVEKQEDHTHESTLSLRTDQKLKLPLHMEHPGNPFHEDGREVSETPMSEHRANLKGWNRVPDEAYDLLDKLLDLNPATRITAQEALVHPFFKDMRL comes from the exons ATGGAGGCGTCTTTGGGGGTTCGGCCCGACGAGCAGCAGCCTCCGTCGCCCCCGGAGGAGCAGTTGCAGACCGAGGGCTCCTGCAGAAAATACGGGCAGAACTGCAGGCCGACGG GGGTTGAAAAAGATATTGAGAAACTATATGAAGCAGTGCCACAGCTTGGTAGTGTGTTTAAGATTGAGGACAAAATTGGAGAAG GTACTTTCAGCTCTGTTTACTTGGCCACTGCACAGTTAAAAATGGGACCTGAAGAGAAAATTGCTCTGAAACACTTAATTCCTACAAGTCATCCTCTAAGAATTGCTGCTGAACTCCAATGTCTTACTGTGGCTGG GGGGCAAGATAATGTCATGGGAGTTAAGTATTGCTTTAGAAAAAATGATCATGTGGTTATTGCAATGCCATATCTGGAACATGAATCCTTTTTG GAAATtttgaattctctttcctttcaagaAGTTCGAGAATATATGTTTAatctttttaaagctttgagaCGCATTCATCAATTTGGGATTGTCCATCGAGATGTCAAGCCCAGCAACTTCTTATACAATAGGCGACTTAAAAA GTATGCCTTAGTAGACTTTGGCTTGGCCCAAGGAACCCGTGACACAAAGGTAGATCTACTCAAACTGGTCCAGTCGGAAGCCCAACAGGAAAGTTGTTCACAAAATAAAGCTCCCATAGTCATGGCAAACAAGGTTTCAGTGAGTGTCCCAGCACCAAAATCATCCACTCAAACAGCTGTTAAAAGGCCCTACTCACATGTACAAATTCAGACTAAACACGGAAAAGATGGCAAG GAGGGATCTGTAGGCCTTTCTGTCCAGCGCTCTGTTTTGGGAGAAAGAAATTTCAATATACAAAGCTCCATTTCACATGAGAGCCCTGCCGCGAAA CTCATAAAGCAACCTAAACCGGTGGATATCACATCTAGAAAGTTAGCAACAAAAAAGAAGGTTGTTTCTACTAAAACTGTGACCAGTAACGTAACGAGGAAAACTGCCAGCACTTGCCCACCTAACCTGACCTGTGACTGTTACGCAACAGATCAAGTTTGCAGTGTTTGCCTTTCAAG ACGGCAGCAAGTTGCCCCCCGAGCTGGTACACCAGGATTTAGAGCACCAGAGGTCTTGACCAAGTGTCCCAATCAAACTACAG CAATTGACATGTGGTCTGCAGGTGTCATATTCCTCTCTTTGCTTAGTGGACGATATCCATTTTATAAAGCAAGTGATGATTTGACTGCTTTGGCTCAGATCATGACGATTCGTGGCTCCAGGGAAACCATCCAGGCGGCTAAGACTTTTG GTAAGTCAGTATTATGCAGCAAAGAAGTCCcagcacagaatctcagaacccTCTGTGAGAGGCTTCGGGGTTCTCCCAGTTTGGCTGTTGAAAAGCAAGAGGACCATACTCATGAATCAACTCTATCATTGAGAACGGACCAGAAACTGAAGCTCCCTCTCCACATGGAGCATCCAGGGAACCCATTTCATGAAGATGGCAGGGAGGTCTCAGAAACTCCTATGAGTGAGCATAGAGCCAATTTGAAAGGCTGGAATCGAGTCCCTGATGAAGCTTATGACCTACTTGATAAACTCTTAGATCTAAACCCAGCTACGAGAATAACTGCCCAGGAAGCATTGGTACACCCATTCTTCAAAGATATGAGATTGTGA
- the CDC7 gene encoding cell division cycle 7-related protein kinase isoform X2, whose translation MEASLGVRPDEQQPPSPPEEQLQTEGSCRKYGQNCRPTGVEKDIEKLYEAVPQLGSVFKIEDKIGEGTFSSVYLATAQLKMGPEEKIALKHLIPTSHPLRIAAELQCLTVAGGQDNVMGVKYCFRKNDHVVIAMPYLEHESFLEILNSLSFQEVREYMFNLFKALRRIHQFGIVHRDVKPSNFLYNRRLKKYALVDFGLAQGTRDTKVDLLKLVQSEAQQESCSQNKAPIVMANKVSEGSVGLSVQRSVLGERNFNIQSSISHESPAAKLIKQPKPVDITSRKLATKKKVVSTKTVTSNVTRKTASTCPPNLTCDCYATDQVCSVCLSRRQQVAPRAGTPGFRAPEVLTKCPNQTTAIDMWSAGVIFLSLLSGRYPFYKASDDLTALAQIMTIRGSRETIQAAKTFGKSVLCSKEVPAQNLRTLCERLRGSPSLAVEKQEDHTHESTLSLRTDQKLKLPLHMEHPGNPFHEDGREVSETPMSEHRANLKGWNRVPDEAYDLLDKLLDLNPATRITAQEALVHPFFKDMRL comes from the exons ATGGAGGCGTCTTTGGGGGTTCGGCCCGACGAGCAGCAGCCTCCGTCGCCCCCGGAGGAGCAGTTGCAGACCGAGGGCTCCTGCAGAAAATACGGGCAGAACTGCAGGCCGACGG GGGTTGAAAAAGATATTGAGAAACTATATGAAGCAGTGCCACAGCTTGGTAGTGTGTTTAAGATTGAGGACAAAATTGGAGAAG GTACTTTCAGCTCTGTTTACTTGGCCACTGCACAGTTAAAAATGGGACCTGAAGAGAAAATTGCTCTGAAACACTTAATTCCTACAAGTCATCCTCTAAGAATTGCTGCTGAACTCCAATGTCTTACTGTGGCTGG GGGGCAAGATAATGTCATGGGAGTTAAGTATTGCTTTAGAAAAAATGATCATGTGGTTATTGCAATGCCATATCTGGAACATGAATCCTTTTTG GAAATtttgaattctctttcctttcaagaAGTTCGAGAATATATGTTTAatctttttaaagctttgagaCGCATTCATCAATTTGGGATTGTCCATCGAGATGTCAAGCCCAGCAACTTCTTATACAATAGGCGACTTAAAAA GTATGCCTTAGTAGACTTTGGCTTGGCCCAAGGAACCCGTGACACAAAGGTAGATCTACTCAAACTGGTCCAGTCGGAAGCCCAACAGGAAAGTTGTTCACAAAATAAAGCTCCCATAGTCATGGCAAACAAGGTTTCA GAGGGATCTGTAGGCCTTTCTGTCCAGCGCTCTGTTTTGGGAGAAAGAAATTTCAATATACAAAGCTCCATTTCACATGAGAGCCCTGCCGCGAAA CTCATAAAGCAACCTAAACCGGTGGATATCACATCTAGAAAGTTAGCAACAAAAAAGAAGGTTGTTTCTACTAAAACTGTGACCAGTAACGTAACGAGGAAAACTGCCAGCACTTGCCCACCTAACCTGACCTGTGACTGTTACGCAACAGATCAAGTTTGCAGTGTTTGCCTTTCAAG ACGGCAGCAAGTTGCCCCCCGAGCTGGTACACCAGGATTTAGAGCACCAGAGGTCTTGACCAAGTGTCCCAATCAAACTACAG CAATTGACATGTGGTCTGCAGGTGTCATATTCCTCTCTTTGCTTAGTGGACGATATCCATTTTATAAAGCAAGTGATGATTTGACTGCTTTGGCTCAGATCATGACGATTCGTGGCTCCAGGGAAACCATCCAGGCGGCTAAGACTTTTG GTAAGTCAGTATTATGCAGCAAAGAAGTCCcagcacagaatctcagaacccTCTGTGAGAGGCTTCGGGGTTCTCCCAGTTTGGCTGTTGAAAAGCAAGAGGACCATACTCATGAATCAACTCTATCATTGAGAACGGACCAGAAACTGAAGCTCCCTCTCCACATGGAGCATCCAGGGAACCCATTTCATGAAGATGGCAGGGAGGTCTCAGAAACTCCTATGAGTGAGCATAGAGCCAATTTGAAAGGCTGGAATCGAGTCCCTGATGAAGCTTATGACCTACTTGATAAACTCTTAGATCTAAACCCAGCTACGAGAATAACTGCCCAGGAAGCATTGGTACACCCATTCTTCAAAGATATGAGATTGTGA